In Zhaonella formicivorans, one DNA window encodes the following:
- a CDS encoding MerR family transcriptional regulator, with amino-acid sequence MTEKLTIQQVSHILQVEVSTLRFWEKEFEEYLQLKGNKGARKRYNQDQLEVFSQIKELLQTEQYTIKGAKRRLELDRTLASALGVEQNFKTTVFHMFNAIMEELQKAREESKKLAHEVQLLRTEKELIEGKLLEEQNKGLFEFLRDKLQLKKTSEAS; translated from the coding sequence TTGACCGAAAAACTTACCATTCAACAAGTGAGCCATATTTTGCAGGTCGAGGTTAGTACCCTTCGCTTTTGGGAAAAAGAATTTGAAGAATACCTTCAGCTAAAAGGGAACAAAGGTGCACGCAAGCGCTATAATCAAGACCAGCTGGAGGTCTTTTCCCAAATTAAGGAACTGCTGCAAACGGAACAATATACTATTAAAGGAGCCAAAAGGCGCTTGGAATTGGATAGAACTTTAGCCAGTGCATTAGGGGTTGAACAGAATTTTAAAACCACGGTTTTCCACATGTTTAACGCAATTATGGAGGAACTGCAAAAAGCCAGGGAAGAAAGTAAGAAACTGGCCCACGAGGTACAACTGTTAAGAACGGAGAAGGAGTTAATCGAAGGAAAGTTGTTGGAAGAACAAAATAAAGGGTTGTTTGAGTTTTTACGGGACAAGTTGCAGTTGAAAAAGACAAGTGAAGCCAGTTAG
- the gspE gene encoding type II secretion system ATPase GspE codes for MVRKKLGELLVESQLITAEQLNQALRSKKPGERLGQVLVSLGYVTEQDIINVLEFQLGIPQIKLSELSLELNVVRLLPESIARRYNAIPVKLNDGYLTVAMVDPLNVVALDDIRLTTGYEIEPAIATEEEITRALAEYYGLQDLADKVLQELEISQVVERPELVQLGEGASDGNEAPVVRVVNSIIQQAIKTRASDIHLEPQEDKVRVRFRVDGLLRENMALPKNSAASIVSRVKIMAEMDIAEKRVPQDGRIQLKVEGREIDLRVSSLPTIFGEKIVMRILDKSSQLISLNKLGFRPELLNAYINLINIAYGMILVTGPTGSGKTTTLYATLNEINTAEKNIVTIEDPVEYVLEGINQIGVNTKAGLTFATGLRSILRQDPDVIMVGEIRDGETADIAVRAATTGHLVFSTLHTNDAAGALPRLIDIGAEPFLVASSVAGVVAQRLVRVICPKCKKAYQVPPGAAERLFLAKPEGDLTIFKGVGCRECGNTGYKGRMAIHEVLHVTREIRELIMEKAPAETIKQQAVKQGMVTLKEDGVQKVLCGLTTVEEVMRVAYSETASW; via the coding sequence GTGGTCAGAAAGAAATTAGGCGAACTATTGGTGGAAAGCCAGCTGATTACCGCGGAGCAGTTGAACCAAGCGTTGCGGTCTAAGAAGCCCGGCGAAAGGTTAGGCCAGGTGCTGGTAAGCCTTGGGTATGTAACGGAACAGGATATTATTAACGTCTTGGAGTTTCAGCTGGGTATTCCGCAAATCAAACTTAGTGAGCTGAGCTTGGAGTTAAACGTAGTCAGGTTGTTGCCGGAGTCCATAGCCAGAAGGTATAATGCCATACCCGTTAAACTGAATGATGGTTATTTAACGGTGGCTATGGTAGATCCTCTCAACGTGGTGGCTCTTGATGATATCAGGCTTACAACCGGTTATGAAATTGAGCCGGCTATTGCTACTGAAGAGGAGATAACCAGGGCTTTAGCAGAGTACTATGGGCTGCAGGATTTGGCTGATAAAGTATTACAGGAATTGGAAATAAGCCAAGTGGTGGAAAGACCGGAACTGGTCCAGTTAGGGGAAGGGGCCTCAGACGGAAACGAGGCACCGGTAGTGCGTGTTGTCAACTCCATAATTCAGCAGGCTATAAAAACAAGAGCCAGCGACATTCATCTCGAGCCTCAGGAAGATAAGGTGCGGGTGAGGTTTAGAGTGGACGGCTTGCTGCGCGAAAACATGGCACTGCCTAAAAACTCCGCCGCCTCTATAGTCTCCAGAGTGAAAATTATGGCCGAGATGGATATTGCAGAAAAAAGGGTCCCACAGGATGGGCGGATACAGCTTAAGGTTGAAGGCAGGGAGATCGACCTGCGGGTTTCTTCTCTGCCAACCATTTTCGGTGAAAAAATTGTCATGCGTATTCTGGATAAATCCAGCCAGTTAATAAGTTTGAACAAGTTGGGATTTAGGCCGGAACTGTTGAACGCGTACATTAACCTAATCAATATTGCCTATGGCATGATCCTGGTCACCGGGCCCACCGGGAGCGGTAAGACAACAACCCTCTACGCTACTCTAAACGAAATCAACACTGCCGAAAAGAATATAGTTACAATTGAAGATCCGGTTGAATATGTTTTAGAAGGAATCAACCAGATCGGGGTCAATACCAAAGCCGGGCTTACATTTGCCACCGGCTTGCGTTCCATCCTTCGCCAAGATCCTGATGTAATTATGGTGGGTGAAATCAGGGACGGAGAAACGGCTGATATTGCAGTGCGGGCTGCAACTACCGGTCACTTAGTGTTCAGCACTTTGCACACCAACGATGCCGCCGGAGCCTTACCGCGCCTGATTGATATTGGAGCGGAGCCATTTTTGGTGGCTTCCTCTGTGGCAGGTGTAGTAGCCCAGCGGTTAGTGCGCGTAATTTGTCCAAAATGTAAAAAGGCATATCAAGTCCCACCCGGTGCGGCGGAAAGGCTGTTTTTGGCAAAGCCGGAAGGAGACTTGACCATTTTTAAAGGCGTTGGCTGTCGGGAGTGCGGTAATACGGGCTATAAAGGGCGCATGGCAATACATGAGGTACTGCATGTTACCAGGGAAATTCGGGAGCTGATTATGGAAAAGGCGCCGGCGGAAACTATTAAGCAGCAAGCGGTAAAACAGGGCATGGTGACTTTAAAGGAGGATGGCGTACAAAAAGTGTTGTGCGGGCTGACTACAGTGGAGGAAGTAATGCGGGTTGCTTACAGCGAAACGGCAAGCTGGTAG
- a CDS encoding type II secretion system F family protein, translating into MPTYSYRARDLSGQQVKGLLEAENREAAVERLREQKLFITAIHEARASSITWRTIRQEKIPGRHMAVFCRQFSTMINAGLPVLTSLLILKEQTENRTLRQVIGQVAQDLQKGETLADAFRAHPKLIPDLMVNMVEAGEVGGVLDEVLSRLAVHFEKEHAMREKVRSAMTYPVVVLCVALLAVIFLLTFVLPAFQGILTNLGVEMPFLTKVILGISAFLRTFWYLGLLSITLFAVGVKKSLATERGRTVWDKFTLKAPVLGALTQKVIISRFARTLGTLLKGGVPILQALEVVKRTAGNRVVAEGISKAQVNIRDGGGMAGPLAECGVFPPMVIQMIAIGEETGVLDSLLEKLSDFYDGEVDNMVSRLSSIIEPLMILFLGGIVGFIILAILLPMFKIIGSI; encoded by the coding sequence GTGCCAACTTATAGTTACCGCGCCAGGGATTTATCGGGACAGCAGGTGAAAGGCCTCCTGGAGGCGGAGAACAGGGAAGCCGCAGTGGAGAGGCTCCGGGAGCAGAAACTATTTATCACTGCAATCCACGAAGCGCGAGCCTCATCCATTACCTGGCGGACAATCAGACAGGAAAAAATCCCGGGCCGGCATATGGCGGTGTTTTGCCGCCAGTTTTCCACCATGATTAACGCCGGCTTGCCCGTTTTAACCTCATTGCTGATTTTAAAGGAGCAGACAGAGAACAGAACATTGCGCCAGGTAATAGGGCAGGTTGCCCAGGATTTGCAAAAGGGCGAAACCCTGGCTGATGCTTTCCGGGCCCATCCTAAGTTAATCCCTGACCTGATGGTCAATATGGTGGAGGCTGGGGAGGTTGGCGGCGTGTTGGACGAGGTGCTCTCAAGACTGGCTGTTCATTTTGAAAAAGAGCACGCTATGCGGGAAAAAGTAAGGTCTGCCATGACTTATCCGGTGGTAGTGCTATGTGTGGCATTATTGGCGGTGATTTTTCTTTTAACATTTGTTTTACCTGCCTTTCAAGGGATTTTAACAAATTTAGGAGTGGAAATGCCTTTTTTGACCAAGGTGATTCTGGGCATAAGCGCTTTCTTGCGCACCTTCTGGTATCTTGGCTTATTGTCCATAACACTTTTTGCCGTTGGAGTAAAAAAAAGCTTAGCAACCGAGCGGGGCAGAACAGTTTGGGATAAATTCACCCTTAAAGCGCCTGTATTGGGCGCTTTAACCCAGAAGGTGATCATTTCCCGCTTTGCCCGAACATTAGGGACTTTGTTAAAAGGTGGCGTTCCTATTCTCCAGGCTCTTGAGGTTGTTAAGCGCACTGCGGGTAACAGGGTTGTTGCTGAGGGAATTAGCAAGGCTCAGGTCAACATCAGGGATGGCGGGGGTATGGCTGGGCCCCTGGCCGAATGCGGAGTATTTCCTCCCATGGTAATTCAAATGATCGCTATAGGGGAGGAAACGGGGGTGCTGGACAGCTTGCTGGAGAAACTCAGCGACTTCTATGACGGGGAAGTGGACAACATGGTCAGCAGGCTCTCCAGCATTATCGAACCGCTGATGATCCTCTTTTTAGGCGGTATAGTTGGTTTCATCATTTTGGCAATCCTGTTGCCGATGTTTAAGATTATTGGTTCTATTTAA
- a CDS encoding shikimate kinase, translating to MKSNIVLIGFMGTGKSSIGRQLAKVLQKDFIDTDQEIERLTGLTIPRIFAKHGEVRFRSEEKLMVKKVAKRENCVISTGGGVVLAPENVAELKKNGILICLSASPETILARIGRGSNRPLLRKKKSIEEIRRLLEDREPYYRCADFYIDTTGLQTSEIIEKIVQLLRERGRDHAESKS from the coding sequence ATGAAATCCAATATAGTATTAATTGGTTTTATGGGGACAGGTAAGAGCAGCATAGGTCGCCAACTGGCCAAGGTTTTACAAAAAGATTTTATAGATACTGATCAGGAAATTGAGCGTTTAACAGGGCTTACTATCCCCCGGATTTTTGCCAAACACGGCGAGGTTAGGTTTCGTTCGGAAGAAAAGCTGATGGTAAAAAAAGTGGCTAAACGGGAGAACTGCGTGATTAGCACCGGGGGCGGGGTGGTATTAGCGCCGGAAAATGTGGCTGAACTGAAAAAGAACGGGATTTTAATCTGTTTATCTGCTTCGCCGGAAACCATTTTAGCCCGAATAGGCAGGGGAAGCAACCGCCCCCTGCTGAGGAAAAAAAAGAGTATTGAAGAGATCCGCCGCTTGCTGGAAGATAGGGAACCTTACTATCGCTGTGCCGATTTTTATATAGACACTACCGGCTTACAGACGTCTGAAATTATTGAAAAGATTGTGCAGTTATTGCGGGAAAGAGGACGCGATCATGCAGAAAGTAAAAGTTGA
- the aroC gene encoding chorismate synthase yields MMRFLTAGESHGKCLLTVIEGIPAGLTLTKEDIDKELARRQHGYGRGGRMKIEQDQVEILSGVRGGLTLGSPVALSISNRDWENWRDTMSPEPEANLTDRAVTHPRPGHVDLSGAIKYGHRDMRNVLERSSARETAARVAAGAVAKKLLQTLGIEIVSHVISIGPAALTRSLSLEEILSNAPVSPVFCADPHAERLMLAEIDRAKAQGDTLGGVFEIICLNLPVGLGSYVHWDRKLDGRLAQSIMSIQAVKGVEIGLGFAGARMPGSQVQDEIMYTSERGFYHPTNNAGGLEGGVTNGEPLVIRAAMKPIPTLMQPLKSVDFLTKKPYQAAIERSDVCAVPAAAVVGEAAAAFTLAEAVLEKFGGDSMEELGSRVKQYRTYVRQV; encoded by the coding sequence ATGATGCGCTTTTTAACTGCGGGAGAATCCCACGGAAAATGCTTACTTACGGTAATCGAAGGAATTCCGGCGGGACTGACCCTAACCAAGGAGGATATAGACAAGGAGTTAGCACGGCGTCAGCATGGTTATGGCCGGGGGGGAAGGATGAAAATAGAGCAGGACCAGGTGGAGATCCTTTCCGGAGTCAGAGGAGGACTCACTTTGGGGAGTCCTGTTGCTCTAAGCATTAGCAACCGTGACTGGGAAAACTGGCGGGATACCATGAGTCCTGAACCGGAGGCCAACTTGACTGACCGGGCTGTAACCCATCCCAGGCCTGGCCATGTTGATTTGAGCGGTGCAATCAAATACGGTCACCGGGATATGCGGAACGTACTGGAAAGGAGCAGCGCCAGGGAAACAGCAGCCAGGGTGGCTGCGGGAGCGGTGGCCAAAAAGCTGTTACAAACGCTAGGCATAGAAATAGTGTCCCACGTGATTAGCATCGGTCCGGCAGCATTAACCCGTAGCCTATCTTTAGAAGAAATTCTGAGCAACGCCCCGGTTTCTCCGGTCTTTTGCGCGGATCCACATGCGGAGCGGCTGATGCTGGCTGAAATTGACCGGGCCAAAGCTCAGGGGGATACTTTGGGCGGCGTTTTTGAAATCATTTGCTTAAATTTGCCCGTGGGCTTGGGAAGTTATGTCCACTGGGACAGGAAATTAGACGGCAGGCTGGCCCAAAGTATAATGAGCATTCAGGCGGTTAAAGGCGTGGAAATCGGCCTGGGTTTTGCCGGTGCCAGGATGCCGGGTTCTCAAGTTCAGGATGAAATAATGTACACCTCGGAACGGGGTTTTTATCACCCCACCAACAACGCCGGCGGTTTGGAGGGCGGCGTGACTAACGGTGAACCCTTGGTGATCAGGGCGGCAATGAAACCGATTCCCACATTGATGCAGCCGCTAAAGAGTGTTGATTTCTTAACTAAGAAGCCATATCAAGCGGCCATAGAACGTTCCGACGTTTGTGCGGTACCGGCAGCGGCAGTTGTCGGCGAAGCTGCAGCAGCTTTTACTTTGGCGGAGGCAGTTCTGGAAAAATTCGGGGGAGATAGCATGGAGGAGCTCGGTTCCCGGGTAAAGCAGTACCGGACATACGTGAGGCAGGTTTAA
- a CDS encoding type IV pilus modification PilV family protein: MFRQVLKEERGFTLVELMIAVIIMSVALIPMFSMFDFAVKSQQQGEMELHALYLSQGKMEELLADYYQNKAFLTPEAKSEQINGYTVSTYIGVPSGNLQEIQVAVSYTFHGKQKKVSLTTKVVEYP, encoded by the coding sequence ATGTTCCGCCAAGTACTTAAAGAAGAAAGGGGTTTTACCCTCGTTGAATTGATGATAGCGGTTATAATTATGTCCGTGGCATTAATTCCAATGTTTTCAATGTTTGATTTCGCAGTCAAATCACAGCAACAAGGTGAAATGGAATTACATGCACTGTATTTAAGTCAAGGAAAGATGGAAGAGCTACTGGCCGATTATTACCAGAACAAAGCTTTTTTAACACCGGAAGCCAAAAGCGAACAAATAAACGGGTATACTGTCAGCACTTATATTGGGGTTCCTTCCGGAAATTTGCAGGAAATTCAGGTTGCTGTTTCATATACTTTTCATGGGAAGCAAAAAAAAGTTAGCTTGACTACAAAGGTGGTAGAATACCCATGA
- a CDS encoding prepilin peptidase, with translation MLYLFTFFFGLIIGSFLNVCINRIPRGESIVAPSSRCESCGVRLKPWDLVPVLSWLLLRGRCRYCGATVSPKYLIVELLTGSLFVSLLAVKGLSAELIPYLTLTSILVVVGFTDLEHYLIPNKVIIAGFVLGAGLHIFFRHLDWKDIFLGFLAGGSILYLLAVLSKGGMGGGDIKLAALLGFYLGWQGVLLTLFLGALLASVTGIWLIILGKKSRKDPLPFGVFLSIAAMISMLYGGNILTCYLNAL, from the coding sequence ATGCTTTATTTATTTACCTTCTTCTTTGGCCTAATCATCGGCAGCTTCCTTAACGTCTGCATAAATCGTATTCCCAGAGGCGAATCTATTGTTGCACCGTCTTCCCGCTGCGAAAGCTGCGGAGTGAGGCTTAAGCCCTGGGATTTGGTGCCGGTGCTTAGCTGGCTGCTGTTACGGGGCAGATGCCGCTACTGCGGGGCAACAGTATCTCCCAAATATCTTATAGTCGAGCTGTTAACAGGTTCCCTGTTTGTTTCGCTCTTGGCTGTTAAGGGTTTATCAGCTGAACTTATTCCTTATTTAACATTAACTTCTATTTTAGTTGTCGTTGGTTTCACTGATCTGGAACATTACCTCATTCCCAACAAGGTAATTATTGCCGGTTTTGTTTTGGGTGCGGGATTACATATCTTTTTCCGGCATTTGGATTGGAAGGATATTTTCTTAGGCTTTTTGGCCGGGGGAAGCATACTTTATCTTTTGGCTGTGCTCAGTAAAGGGGGCATGGGGGGCGGCGACATCAAGCTGGCTGCCCTGCTGGGGTTTTACCTTGGCTGGCAAGGGGTGCTGCTTACCCTCTTTTTAGGCGCTTTGCTGGCTTCCGTTACAGGAATTTGGTTAATAATTCTGGGCAAAAAAAGCAGGAAGGACCCTCTGCCTTTTGGAGTTTTTTTAAGCATTGCTGCAATGATTTCCATGCTGTATGGCGGAAATATTTTAACTTGCTATTTAAATGCTTTATAA
- a CDS encoding prepilin-type N-terminal cleavage/methylation domain-containing protein has protein sequence MSSFPVKQEQGYTFLEIMIVVVLIGLFSTVASPAVESVVARQRLIAAVRTMTVHLREAQQLAISREQSVTVLFRRYNSLALPNSYTIRFSPSEIYATERLEDGIILAYTSFANQMLVFNTLGAANAGHVRLENSRGDRMYIIVDQVGRVRTSDVPPST, from the coding sequence ATGTCTAGCTTCCCGGTAAAACAAGAACAGGGGTACACGTTCCTGGAAATCATGATAGTGGTAGTTTTGATTGGCTTGTTCTCTACTGTGGCTTCACCTGCTGTGGAAAGTGTTGTTGCCCGCCAGAGGCTGATAGCAGCGGTCAGAACTATGACCGTTCATTTGCGTGAAGCTCAACAATTAGCCATTTCCAGGGAGCAAAGTGTCACTGTTTTGTTTCGCAGGTATAACAGCTTGGCTCTGCCAAACTCTTATACAATCAGGTTTTCCCCTTCGGAAATTTATGCTACCGAACGTTTGGAAGATGGAATTATCCTGGCTTATACAAGCTTTGCAAATCAGATGCTTGTCTTTAATACTCTTGGCGCAGCTAATGCGGGACATGTTCGGCTGGAAAACAGCAGAGGAGACAGGATGTATATAATTGTTGACCAAGTTGGAAGGGTGAGAACCAGCGATGTTCCGCCAAGTACTTAA
- a CDS encoding PulJ/GspJ family protein codes for MKVIQNEKGLTFVELLVTMTIFGLIIISLYGLLDSGLQLFKKYDSRLEQLQHMRVAMETIGRDLRAAQSAAFNQNLKQLTLSVYGKTVKYGLESENIYGPSGLRGKQLWKDTQNQPLASYLDDFTVKIENYFVEVTLAAKSPEGKTLVLKNSFALRNK; via the coding sequence ATGAAGGTGATTCAAAACGAAAAAGGGTTGACCTTTGTGGAATTGCTGGTAACCATGACCATATTTGGCTTGATCATAATTTCCTTATACGGCCTTTTAGATTCGGGGTTACAGTTGTTTAAAAAATATGATTCACGCCTGGAGCAATTACAGCATATGCGGGTTGCCATGGAAACTATCGGACGAGATTTAAGGGCAGCTCAGTCGGCTGCATTTAATCAAAATTTAAAACAGCTGACACTGAGTGTTTACGGCAAAACGGTGAAATACGGTCTGGAAAGTGAAAATATTTACGGCCCCTCAGGATTAAGGGGCAAGCAGTTATGGAAAGATACCCAAAACCAGCCTTTAGCCAGTTATCTGGATGACTTTACAGTAAAAATTGAAAACTATTTTGTTGAAGTTACCTTGGCTGCCAAAAGCCCTGAGGGTAAAACATTGGTATTAAAAAATTCATTTGCTTTAAGAAATAAATGA
- a CDS encoding type IV pilus twitching motility protein PilT, producing MPIDDLLNQAVKFKASDVHLTVGKPPVFRINGDLQPQQSYGILLPEHTEGLVKEILDEEKFKILAQNGELDFAYSVHGLGRFRVNAFYQRGTVSMVLRLINAEVPALEELNLPAVLVDLTKKNKGLVLVTGPTGSGKSTTLAAMVDRINSERSCHIITLEDPIEYMHQHKKSIVNQREIGSDSKSFATALRAALRQDPDVIMVGEMRDLETIATALTAAETGHLVFATLHTGSAAQTIDRIIDAFPPHQQYQVRVQLAETLQGIISQQLLPRVDCPGRVAAVEVLIATPAVRNLIRDGKTHQIYSSIQTGMKYGMQTMDMALKNLYQAGIIGREEVYLRGSDPANVNIMLD from the coding sequence ATGCCCATTGATGATTTGTTAAATCAGGCAGTTAAGTTTAAGGCTTCTGATGTACATTTGACTGTAGGAAAGCCGCCGGTGTTCCGGATTAACGGCGATTTACAGCCCCAGCAAAGTTATGGTATTTTATTGCCCGAACACACCGAAGGGTTAGTAAAAGAAATTCTAGATGAAGAGAAGTTTAAGATTTTGGCCCAAAACGGAGAATTGGATTTTGCTTACTCTGTTCACGGTTTGGGAAGGTTCCGGGTGAATGCATTTTACCAACGGGGCACCGTCAGCATGGTGTTAAGACTGATTAATGCTGAAGTACCTGCCCTAGAGGAGCTAAATCTGCCTGCCGTACTTGTGGACTTGACCAAAAAGAATAAGGGCTTGGTGCTGGTAACAGGGCCCACCGGGAGCGGCAAATCCACCACCTTGGCGGCAATGGTTGACAGGATCAATTCTGAGCGCAGCTGCCATATTATCACTTTGGAGGACCCGATCGAGTACATGCACCAGCACAAAAAAAGCATAGTAAACCAGCGGGAAATCGGTTCCGATTCCAAAAGCTTTGCTACGGCCCTCAGGGCTGCGCTGCGCCAGGACCCTGATGTTATTATGGTGGGGGAGATGCGCGATTTAGAAACTATTGCTACTGCCCTTACCGCAGCCGAAACGGGCCACCTGGTTTTTGCCACATTACATACTGGAAGCGCTGCCCAGACCATTGACCGGATTATCGATGCTTTTCCGCCTCACCAGCAGTACCAAGTCCGGGTGCAGCTGGCAGAAACACTCCAGGGAATTATCTCCCAGCAGCTGCTCCCGCGCGTAGACTGTCCCGGGCGGGTGGCTGCAGTGGAGGTACTCATAGCTACGCCGGCTGTGCGCAACCTGATCAGGGATGGGAAAACCCACCAGATTTACTCCAGCATTCAGACCGGAATGAAATACGGGATGCAAACAATGGATATGGCATTAAAAAACCTTTACCAGGCAGGTATAATCGGTCGCGAGGAGGTATACTTACGCGGCAGCGACCCAGCCAACGTGAATATAATGCTGGACTAA
- the aroB gene encoding 3-dehydroquinate synthase: protein MQKVKVDLAERSYWIIAGRELLDGLGKMLLDLKVGKKCLVVSNKTVFGHYGEQVVNSLKQEGFAPEVALVEDGENAKSLDWAAKLYDKAVEARLDRTSPVIALGGGVIGDLAGFIAATFMRGVPLVQIPTTLLAQVDSSVGGKVAINHPKGKNLIGAFYQPRLVVADLTTLTTLPAREIRAGMAEVIKYGVIWDACFFEYLEQEGKNAMEMDYEVLQNIVVKSCSIKAQVVGRDERENNLRAILNYGHTIGHALETLTDYNFYSHGQAVAIGMAVAAEMAVKMGLIAEEMGRRITRLLAACGLPVTLPADFAPEAIVNCILLDKKNKQGLVSFILPEAIGKVGIYQFSPEQVLQYLKER from the coding sequence ATGCAGAAAGTAAAAGTTGATTTGGCTGAGCGCAGTTACTGGATAATAGCCGGAAGGGAACTACTTGATGGCTTGGGTAAAATGTTGCTGGACTTAAAGGTCGGCAAAAAATGCCTGGTGGTTTCCAATAAAACGGTTTTTGGCCATTATGGCGAGCAGGTTGTAAATTCTTTAAAACAGGAAGGCTTCGCTCCGGAAGTAGCGCTGGTTGAGGACGGAGAAAACGCCAAATCTTTGGATTGGGCGGCGAAGCTCTACGACAAGGCTGTTGAAGCGAGGCTTGACCGCACCTCGCCGGTTATTGCGTTAGGCGGCGGAGTGATTGGTGATTTAGCGGGTTTCATTGCAGCTACCTTTATGCGCGGAGTGCCCTTGGTTCAAATTCCAACAACTCTTTTAGCTCAGGTCGATAGCAGTGTAGGCGGAAAAGTAGCCATCAATCATCCCAAGGGCAAGAATCTGATTGGGGCATTTTATCAACCCCGCCTGGTGGTAGCCGATTTGACAACTTTAACAACGCTTCCTGCCAGGGAAATCCGTGCCGGCATGGCAGAAGTAATTAAGTACGGGGTTATCTGGGATGCTTGCTTCTTTGAATACCTTGAGCAGGAAGGGAAGAATGCGATGGAAATGGACTATGAAGTTCTGCAGAACATAGTTGTGAAATCCTGTTCCATTAAAGCCCAGGTGGTTGGCCGGGATGAAAGGGAAAATAACCTGCGGGCGATTTTAAATTATGGGCATACCATAGGGCACGCCTTAGAGACTTTAACGGACTATAATTTTTACAGCCATGGGCAAGCTGTAGCCATTGGCATGGCTGTTGCGGCTGAAATGGCTGTTAAAATGGGATTGATAGCGGAAGAGATGGGCCGGCGTATTACGCGGTTACTAGCAGCTTGCGGCTTGCCTGTAACTCTTCCTGCAGATTTTGCTCCCGAAGCAATAGTTAATTGTATATTGCTGGATAAAAAAAATAAGCAGGGACTGGTCAGTTTTATCCTCCCCGAGGCTATAGGAAAAGTTGGGATTTATCAATTTTCACCTGAGCAGGTTTTGCAATACCTAAAAGAAAGATAG
- a CDS encoding type II secretion system protein GspG — translation MLKWFRKLLKDEKGFTLIELMVVVVIIGILAAIAVPAFSNSSDKAKVSKAKADLRTLESALAVYYAENNFYPNSLNDLVTGKYIKRLPKDPWDNDYVYSISSGSYNLYSKGSDEDDDNGEAGDINSRDL, via the coding sequence ATGCTGAAATGGTTTAGGAAGCTGCTGAAGGATGAGAAGGGCTTTACTTTGATTGAGCTAATGGTGGTAGTTGTAATCATTGGTATTTTAGCGGCCATTGCGGTTCCGGCTTTTTCGAATTCCTCAGATAAGGCTAAGGTGAGCAAGGCGAAAGCAGATCTTAGAACTCTGGAAAGTGCTTTGGCTGTATACTATGCTGAAAATAACTTTTACCCAAATAGTCTTAATGATTTGGTGACAGGTAAATATATTAAACGACTGCCAAAAGATCCTTGGGATAATGATTATGTATATTCTATCAGCTCTGGAAGTTATAACTTATATTCCAAAGGATCAGATGAAGATGATGATAATGGAGAAGCTGGTGATATAAATTCTAGAGACTTATAA